AAATTTAACCATCAGATAGTGAGAGCGGGAAACATTTTTTCTAGTTGAAGTAAATCCTATAATTTTGTTTACATTCAATATAAACGCAACCACTCCTCTAAAAAATGCATGGAAAACACATTTTCTGGTGAATTAGTGAACAGCTTGCAGCATACACGCCGCTAGACTATGCAGGCCACACGCCAAGGACACTGCAACAAAGCACACTGGGACGTGGAACAACGGAAGCATGGAATGAAGCCCTCTAGGGTTGATTAGCGCATAGGGCACAGGTCGATTCCGAATGACTagaggaaaaaaggaaggaacaTCAGACAGCCCAAAAAGGACGTCCTCAGAACCAGAGCTTCGATTGGCGTGCACGGCTCCCGTGGGTATTCGACGTCGAGCACGAGGCCTGCGGCGTACGGAGACGTGCGCAATCCCGATGACCGCCGAGCACTCTGCGGAGCGCGCTAGTTGTTTGCTGACTCCGCTGGGACGCCGCTGGGGCCCATCCCGTCTTCGTGCATTAGCCCACGTTATAAGACGACCAATAAAGGTACAAAGAAAGCCGGCATCCAAGCTTGTGTGCTTTATACATCGCCCTGGGGGGGACGGGGACGCAAAGCAGACTCCGCAATGGTGGACTCTTCGAAGAACGGCCTCTCCACGCTCAATGCAAATGAAGAGAAATTAGACAGATGTGGATCTATGCGGTAGCTCTCTGTGGTGTTCCTCTAGCCCTCTGTATTTCATTCTATTCATCTCACTTGCGCTATTCAAGACATTTTAATCCATGCGTATTCACGAGCCCAAATGCTCGTAACTCCACACAGAGCCATAGTTGCTTCGGTACAAGTACACCAATGAGCCTGTTGGCTTAGAAGTGCAATGGAGTGGGCACACCACTAAACTGAAGTTTATGTTATTCAATGTGACACACTCAATTGCTAACGTTAGCGTCCGAGATTAATGAAATCCGATGTTAATTACGGATTTCACCTCCGTCCTTGACCCATTTCTGACAAATAGCAAGTGCTGTCTTCGTGATATACTGGCACCCACTGAACtaaaggtgaacaagaacaagtttcATGCGCGTGGTGAAGTTTCGTGTGTGTAGATGCTGAGAGCTCAAAAAATTTTAAGTGCACAAAAATCTTTCTACTGGTCGAAGCCGAACTaaaaccacctttttttttcggcaCCAAGACAAGAAAACAATAGATATTAATAACCAATGCCTTCCATATCCCTGCTCCTACGTGCGTGATCCAGCCATCTATTGACCTAATTAACAATCAAGTTCCCGTTAAACCTTTCTCACTGGCAATAGATCAGCGGCACCCATCCTATGCACTTACTTGGCATGGATTGGGgtttttttatcatttctttGTATACAGTAGACACTttaagtctatctatctatctatctatctatctatctatctatctatctatctatctatctatctatctatctatctatctatctatctatctatctatctatatatatatatatatatatatatatatatatctatctatctatctatctatctatctatctatctgtctactatctatctatctatctatctatctatctatctatctatctatctacgtctggGTGTTCTCGTGATCATTTCTAAGCTAGGAGACCAAAATTAAAATGGGAGGGTTGCAGGGTTTGACGAACACGACTTTCCGGTCATGACAAAATGCGAACATCATGTTGCGTACGACGTCAAACCCTTTCTCCGGACCCGTGTAGTGCATAGCACTGTACCACAGGTCGCGGTATGCAGGTATGCGtcgcaggtgattgacagttgATGTCTACCCAACAAGGGCGAGAACTGACAATGGTCAACTATGTGTGAGAGCGTCTACAAAAACTGGCATAGTCAGCATTGTCTccacgaatgcaaacaataaatattAGGGTCCCAACAGGAATCAaatccaagcattctgtgtgACAATTTAGCATCATACCAGAGTCACTCCAGGTCTCTGAACTCCTTTGCCGAAAGACCCTGTGCAGTCGTAATGTCGGTGAAGCGTCAATTGTGGTGGCAGTGCTGCCAATCTAGTTTTATAAATCATATATATACTCCGATATCACATGCGTCACGTCTGGTTAGCGTCAATTACAGCGAAAACTGTAtgtggctagaaaaaaaaatgaaaaactgtCCGGTAGTGCTGTCACGAGGGGTCTCCATTGGCTCTACTATCAGTTACGTGGTACCCAAGCACGCGCGTCATTGGCTCCGTTGTGATTGACGTCGTCCATTTGGTCTCAGCCAAGGCGCCGAGCATGAGTGTATCAGTTCccactgaaacttttcacacggGTAAGCCACGGACAACTCTAGCAGAGCGGTGACACCTCGCATTCGGGTGCAGTCCGAtcacaaaaacaggcccgggaggcTGAGTGCTGGtagcaactgcgtaccgatgatccggcagccttccaagccacgCTAAATCGTGGACGGGTTTGCAAGCGCCGGAGGCTGTCGcatcctgcaaaccacgccgccGAGTTAACTCActatgtcaaacgcttgcaagcCACACCGTTGCGAGCACGACAGCCCCAACGTGGCGATAGCGGGTGCGCGTCCGCCCCGGTTTCGGCGGGAGTTTCCCTAGCGGTCTTCTGGCTTCGGCTGCGACCCTTGTGACCACCTTTGGTTCGAGAACcaccactgtgattaacgcacTGCGAAACACATTTAGCCACTGATTACAGTCCTTCATGAGCGTGATAATGTGAAGCACAATGTGTGGCATATGAAAACAACATTGTGGTAAACTCTAGCCAAACGTGTCTCCAACCTCACTAAGAAGCTCTGTAACCAacaattgtgaaaggcttcactgcagcgtcgggttgaacccactgctaagcTCCGGGGCCgtacgtttcagctttcgctggttaaccatttgtacgaaGGGCTTGAGTGGTGATCTTTGTAGTTGAGCGCAATCCACTGAATCCTTGGTCTACTTAGCACTATCCTGGGATACCATCCTCGCAAGCCCAAGCACTACATCATTTCAGCTTACCGCTcctggtgttggtaatacccaTGTTGTTCTTGGCATTGCTTCACAGCTGtaaacaactagttatataaaaCATGTGCTTCTGTTCAACAAACAATTCTGTGCGTATAACATCTGAacatatgttcagtgtcattttgtaacgtttagattaataaaaaaaaacaccaccatcaccttccctccacatgcttcgcatgatATTGAGTCTTAtggtacttgggatctgccaaatCTTTTGTCAGGAATTGTGGCACCTTAGTTTTGTAAGCCTTATGTGCAAGAggtagtttttttattgttttctttgaGCTAACAGTTTACTTAGTGTGGTGTGCACACATGCGTTGCCCTGTTGCTGTTGCCTTTTAAAGTACGGTAAAACCTGACCGCTTTTGTAAGTAAACCATTGGTCTGAAGTGAGCGCTCGTTTTGTCTATTTATTGTGCATTTTGTTTTTCTCACTGCTGAAGTACCTCGGTGGATCAGTACGAACTCACCCAACTTTCTGTCAATTCTTCCAAGAACCCAACTCACTCGCTGCCTGTAAAGAGTGCAGCGCTGCAGTATGCCTAACACTGAGGAGAAACAAACCCACGAGACCAACTTACGAGCTTGCGAGCAAGAAGTAACAGATGCAAATCCTGCACGATATTTACTTAGTAGGGTGTGGCAGCTAATTTACGAGGCACACACAATTTTGCCCGTGATGGACTTCATTTTCGTTAGACCAGTGTTGATTAGTATTTGTTGGCCCGCTCCCATAAACACACGTGTTTTTGCATGCGGATGACGCATATGCTCAAATTCTTCATTTACAGCTTCATTGTGAAATTGTTCTAAAGCAAAGGTAGACAAACGACACGAGTACTTCCCCACGTCTTCCGGGTTGCGTTGTTAAGCTTTTAATTTTGTATTTAGGAGGCTTGTATTGTGCCTTAAATGATAACCGCGGTCGGCAGCGTCCCCGAGAGAGCTTCAGCGGGCTTTATCCTTCTCCTCGGAATGCGGGAAGCGGCTGTCCCGGTCGAAGTAGAAGAGGCGCACGTCCCCCGCTTCGCTCTGATCCACCGCGCCGTTCTTCAAGTACAGCCGCTGGGCTCCCTTGTTGTCCTTGTGCACCTGCGGTGCGGCGATGTCACCTCTATTATTTGACAGCTATGCAAACATTCGGCATACTAGCACAGCATCCAAACTCCGCTGTTTTCGTATTCGCATGCAACCGTTTAACGTGAAATGTTCGTTCGTAATGTTCTTGACTTATGTCGCGTTCATTCTGTAATTATATTGTCCGcgtcccaccgcggtggtctaggggcgaaggtactcagctgctgacccgcaggtggcgggttcaaatcccggctgcggcggctgcatttccgatggaggcaaaaatgttgtaggcccgtgtgctcagatttgggtgcacgttaaagaaccccaggtggtaaaaatttccggagcccttcactacggcgtctctcgtaatcatacggtggttttgggacgttaaaccccacatatcaatcaattatattgTCCGCATTGTCCTGCGTAAATTTTATTATAGAATGAACAGTCGAGCTCCATAGTGACAAGTAttcgtgctttttttgttttattttctgtgTTTGTGTATGATGTAACGCTATATTAATTCATACTGACAATATGTCGTCCTCATTTTTGTAAATATTGCAACACGTGCTTCTACCTAGTTCCATGTTACCGCTTCCTTCCGCAGAAACTGTGGCCTTACCCTAGATGGACTGGGAACTATATAGGCAATCTTGGAACCTTCCGATGAAATTACGGGCACAACGCGAACTCAGAGTTAGTTGTGGAACTTACCTGGCCAATAGCTATAACGTTGGAATCTTCGATGATACACGTATTATAAAAGCCGAGGCGCTTGACCGCTTGTCAGTTCATCGACGACCGACGCTCTGTTTGCCGCTATCGGTGTGTGCAGTGTGTATTGCTCTAAATTGGCTTTTTTGTTTCCCGGCCGCAAGTTCAGCCAAACAAAAAGTTTCAGCTAGGACACGCCAGCTGCTGCCTGCGACCACGTCCCGGCACCACGAAAATATTTGTAAACCATCCTCATGTCTTCTAATTAATGTACATGTTCTGACATTTTAATTGAAGTCTCCCACTTAGGCAATACTCCAGGGGGTGTGGAAGGTACCTTTaactaaaacaaacaaacaaataaataaataaatcatcattatcatgatcatcatcatcatcatcatctgcctgactacgtccactgcaggacaaaagcctctcccatgttccaccagttaacccggtcctgctcttgctgctgccaatttatacccgcaaacttcttaatctcatctgcccacctaaccttcggtTTCCCCCTAACTCgtatgccttctctaggaatccagttagttacccttaataaccagcggttatcctgtctacgcgccacatgtccggctcatgtccatttcttcttcttgatttcagctatgatatccttaacccccgtttgttccctaatccactcagctctattctcgtctcttaaggttacacctaccatttttctttccactgctcgctgcgtcgtcctcaatttaatctgaaccgtctttgtaagtctccaggtttctgctccgtagctaagtaccggcaagatacagctgttatataccttcctcttgagggatagtggtaatctgcCACTATCCTCATTGCGGAAATGAAACATGTCCTGCGACAACCGCTGGGCAAAATAAAATCAACATTGTCGTACTCGAGAGGAAAGCGAGTGCTCGAGAAGCTTCCTACATAGTAAAATTACGGTTAGAAAACTAttacttttcatgttttacagaAAGTTGCACCAGCAGATTTGAACTAGATTTGTGCAATGCCGCGAGCCCCGCCAAGCGAGTGCGTGTCCACGGATAAGTGAAGAACCGCGTCGACACTGCATCCGCGACTTGCCTTGAACTGCACGGCTCGGCAGCAGTCGTGCAGAGCCTGTTCGCAGGCGGCGCGCAGCAGGGCGACGCCCAGGCCGCGGCCGCGGTGCTCCTCCGAGACGATCAGGTCCTCGATGTAGAGAATGCGGCCGCCCAGAGCCGCCGAGTAGCGGTAGTGGAAGGTCACCATGCCGGCGGGTGCCTCTTCGGCCGCCACGAGTGCCTTGGTGGCGTCGCGACGCCGGATGGTCGCCATGAAGGCCCACAGCTGGCGAGGGTTGCTCTGCGAATGCACCACGGACTGGATTTTTAGCTGCgcgtggcatgtttttttttccaatccGGCTTTTATGTGATGAGTGCGTCGGCTTACACTATTCGTAAATTGTTGAAAATTTCACATTTCAGTTAATAATGAGTGTAAATAATTATATTCTTTTTATGATTTACTGACCTACTGATTTATTGGTTTGATGTATTGGTCGATCGATTGACTGTGCCACCAATATTTATAATTGATCAGTGTGTCGAAATAGTCTACTGATGCAATGTCTAATAGTGCATGTTATAAATAAAATTAATTATTAATTATTTAACAattgtttattatttatataaataaatgattgattgattgattgattgattgattgattgattgattgattgattgattgattgattgattgattgattgattgattgattgattgattgatcgattgaccGTTTGATTGGTCAACCAACTCAGAAAGATGATATGTTGCGCCTGCTAGGACCGTCGTCAATCGCGACGCTGCCACTTGCGAATGGTGACAATAAGTGACTCGAGGCGAGTGATGTTCGCCCCTGCGTGTGTGACTTACGTCCGTTTACACGCAAAATTTACGTCTCCTCGCACATGACTGTAGCATAGTCCTTGCCCAGTAAAATAAGCTCAGTTCCCGTTCCTGCGTATGTTGTCGGCTCAGAGGTGTGCCAATTCGCCGCGCGACTTGCGCCAGCCACAGGAAACAAGCCTCACATATACGGATGGGCGCTTTGAGTACGCGTTCATTGTCGCGGAAAAACCTGGCCACAAAATTATAAGTGATCTTCACAGATTGCGTCATGTTTCTGAGTACGAGGTTTGATGTTTAGCATGTCTTACCGCATCGAAACCACTGTGCAAAAACGCACATAAAAAGTTCATTGCGCATACGTCAGCAAACACTCATGGTGTCTGAAAAATGAACGCGCAGCCAAATAGGGAGACTTTAAGCCCGTCACTTTTTGCAGCAACGTTGTGGCGTGATTGAAGCACATCAGTCGCAGGGTGCTCCTTTCTTTTTGGCTCTTTTGGGACCGCATGCCAAGCATATACAGCACAGGAACGTATTTGCGTGCTCTGGCACTCAACATGACTCGTACTGCCCCTTGTGTATGCATCCTTCGGTGTCACGTGTTCTGTTGCCCTTAGTAATTATCATCAGTAGGCACTAATAAGACCTTCGAAAAAGTCCTATCGTATGTTCACATCACCGAACGCTTCCTATATCGCCACCACCGGGTAGTGTTGGCACCGCTTTGACCACAGACAACGCGTCGCAATTCATAATTCGTATGCACGTGCGTATACCTTGAACATGGCATGCTCGAGCTGCTGCAGGTCGATGTGCACGGCGTCGGGCATGTTGTGGAAGTGTGCCAGGGCGTGCACGAAGCGCAGTATGGTGGCGCAGTCTTGGGGCTCGGCCTTGCGTACGGCCGACTCCTCCTGCAGGGCGGGGGAGCCCTCGGCTGGCGCCTTGGCCTGAGCGCCCTCGgagctgctgccgccgccgccgccttcCATTCTGCGCTTGATCTTCTTCCTCCTTCACTTCACGCGCTCGCAACCGATGGCACGTTTATGAGGCGCGCTGTCTGCGTTAATTATTAAGACGGAAGTCCTACGTGTCACGTTGGGTGGCGACATTGAGCGACTCCTTATGTCATGCAAACTTGATGGAGATATCTGACAAATGAACCACTAAATTTTCAGATGAAGTGGCCTGGGAGCCCAAATATAACGAAAAGCCAACTAAAAAACCACTCAATTGTCGCTagaaaaacgtggctgatccccctaTCTAGAAAtctgtataacacgaaagtgaaacgcgtcTTCACACAGGTAGTTGAGtgcttattgtgcattgttttagaaacagcaacaaattgcaaagtcacgggAAGAATGCCAAGCAGCTCGAAATTTGCAGAgtacacctcaagcagaaagcacgcaggaaattagcatacacaggacaagcgcggactaacaactgtgacagctcgacacttgaagcgcacggttcaaacagaaagaaagacgcgcgacacgagcgcacaagtatattCGCAAGACAAACGCAAGTAACTTTCACAATTATTACTTCGTCGTGTGTCAGCAACGTGCTATTTTCATAAACGCGGccacggcagcgagcgaagtgacctttgtctTCTCCCAAATTACTCGAGTCCGATAAGCGCGTGTGCAGAAAAGACCACGCTCTGGGAAGGTAGTgacctttagagcgcgcccaacgtgagcccgtcgcgccatctcgctactgataacgaaaacgcgctgaagttacCGAGCTTTTAGGACCGCCAAATGGTGTATGGTGTAAATAAATTAATTGCCTTTAGCTTCCTCGACAACGTAATCATCGTGGCGTAGTGTTAGCGCCGCGCGCTTCGAATCGAGAGGTTGCTTGTTTGACGCCTAGCGGCAGACTCGTTGTTTCtggattttaggggcgaagctcctaaagccgtggatcGGTACTTCCtctgtgaccggttcgtaaccaccttTGCAAAAGGCCCACTACTTCGACCTTGCAAACATCCCGCTACGCTCCATCagcgatccaccacttcaccgaccataaagcaccTTTTCAAACAAGGAGAAGAACAAAATAAAACTTGATTTGTATAATATACGCACAGTCCTACGTCTTTATACTATGATAATGCAGTAGGTTAACTTACACGGGGAGCCGCAACGGTCGTCACCTGTCAGCTACATTTGCAGGCGTGTGTGTCGGCATTGCGCAGTTGCGTTTGAGAACGCCTGCGAATAACTCTAAATTAAAGTTGATTTGTATAGTACGCGCACAGTCTTACGTCTTTCTAACGATGTAATGGGCTAAcattcctgattgattgattgatatgtggggtttaacgtcccaaaaccaccatatgattatgagagacgccgtagtggagggctccggaaattttgaccacctggggttctttaacgtgcacccaaatctgagtacacgggcccacgacatttccgcctccatcggaaatgcagccgccacagccgagattcgaactcgcgacctgcgggtcagcagccaagtaccttagccactaattCTTTGtaagtgacctctaattcttaaaatgtgttatgtaaacttcttatgctatttatgtttgaattttgtgtttacaatttcaggttgcttgaaaccaatgtattgaatatatatattgttcgtCAGTGCTGATGTCTGACGAACAATATATAGAGGATGTCtgagctttgcactgtcacggactgtggagggacaagggccttttgtcaggctgttcgcctttagccctttgcctctgcagtgagctctgtatccggcttactgtaaataaaaatactactactactactactactactactactacaccgtggcggggcaggctAACATTCCTGCCAGAGTCCATCTCCTCTCTATCTTCACCCACATATTGTCAttctttaatttttctttgtAATCTGTTAGTACACATTTTACGTAATATCTGTGACGATAGTACAGCGGAGCCATTGTGCATGGACCCCtccataaaacactttcgtgtttcaAAAAATTCTTTCAGTAAAGGTCTAACCTGCCGTGAAACAGGaatgtcggtttttttttttctctttgtcctgACGAGATACATGGCGCGCGGCTTATCATGGGCTATTTTTAACATCGGTATTGGTATAAGTTAGACGCGCGCGAAAGGCGTGATCAATTGATGACTAGAAGACTGCCACTTTGTATGTGGTCTTTGATCAATtatttattcaatcaatcaagcataATTTTATTTAAGCACCAATTACTTGAAGAAATTTTATCTTTTATATCTTTAAGTGGACGTTCTCGTGCACCTGTCACGCCACCTGCTGATTCATCATGGAGAAAAAAACACCACCTAGAAAACGGATCTCTGATTTAGCGGCAAACCTCAACACTCTTGATCTTCATGTCTGCAGGCTCTAGTCATAAGTGCGAAAAAATCTACGTTTTTAATATTTTCGGCTAAATTATTGAGCCAGCAATCGTGGAAATGTCAAATTTTCGAAAAGAACTACAGGGTCCACTGTTTACCGCAAAGTTGTTTCACAGGCTCGTATCTGTCATAAGAAACACGTTTTTACCTGACAGCATGTTCGAATATGTGGgatatagttcttttttttttttgttgatgacACTAGTGTGCATATATTTCAATCATGTTGTTTATCACGGTGCGTTTATCTTAATGTGTGCTTAACAAGTGCAAGATTAAATGGTCAGATATACGAAACGCAGTGTTATCAATATCACGGCTAAACCATGCTATTTCACGCCTTCCGTCTAAGTAAGAGGAAGAAGATTGCGGAACCTTGTTTTCCAACCATATAGAGGCTCACCTAGGCTATGAGAGCTGTAAGTTCTCTCTATCTGAATACACGCACGTGCACACGCATATTGTCTTCAGCAAAAAATGCTCTGTAGCTTCAGCCATACCAGCAGAGATGAACACGATCTGTCCCGCAGTTGGTCATCGGACAATATCTCCACTGAAAAAGTTCTTGCGCGTCTTTCCGTGTACGCTAGACACACAATGGGGCCCTTGGTGAAAGCGAGGCGAGCTGCTTTCCTTTTCTGCTCCATACGCGTGCCGCATACAAAGAGGAGGGCTTCGAAAAGCCTTACTCGCTTCGACAGCATCTCTACAGCCGTCAGCGCTCACTGCGTGCCTCAAAAAGCGGTGTGGATTCCATTGAACCACCTCGACGACGACCTTCCCTTTTCAGTATAGAAAACTCTCTCTTTTGGTATGGAAGGACTCCTGAGCACAAAGGATTACTATGAAACATTTCGTAcgaattctgttttttttttcttcccggcAAAGTAAGATGAAAAATCTTTTATAAATATTCCTTTTAGTCCAGCTACCTGGCTCGCTTTTTAACACATTTGTTTGCCTTGTTTTGTGAGTAGCTCTGAAAAGTTAGATTTATAAGCGTgaattctttttttccttctacagTGACGTCGATTCTAATTCGAACCATTTTTCACCACAGTTTCAATGCGAGTCGGCCATTAATCATTCCGCGTTCGTTTCTATAAGCTCAATGTGCCAGATAAATGCCTCGTAACCTCAAATGCTCGCATTTCGTTTTGTTATGTCATTCATACATTTATTCAACTAATCTAAcaatgatatttttttctcgtggcACAACTACGCCATTTGATCAAAATGTGTGGTGTCGCGAAATAAAATAAGATATATTTATATCGAGTCGTTGCTTTACACATTTAGGCACAGGCCATATTTGAAAGGCAAACACCTCTCTCCAGCCAAACGCATGGTAAAAAGTCCGCTAATCGGCTAGTAATAATCATTCATAACTTATTGCATGTGTGAACAACATAGAGTACGCAAACACTGGCAACTCACCCTCCTAATTTTGAGAGGCTTCAAAATTTGAAGTGTTTCATTATATAGTGCAGCACATAGTAATATGTGAGGTTTTACTTCCcaaaataacgatgtcattcgGAGGGACGCCATGGTTgagagctccaaaaattttgactgTCTTGTGTTCTATACCTGAGTGCATCAAACTGTGATAAAACAAATCCTAGGTAACCTTACCTTCGTTCAAACTTTCTAAATAATGAAGGATTGATCCTTGTCTgaaagaacattttcttcttgtcACCGAGAATATCTACTTACTGAGAAGTTGGCTCAACTGATTATGGCACCTGAAAGGAGGAATTGTGGCCTTTCTCTTAATTCTTGGTTTCGCTTGCGTCGACCGCCCTCCATAATGCAGTTCTGCGTGttcacgaaactttttttttttaacattcgaTTCAAGTTGCAACATTCCGTCTATAGTTTTGTGACACACACTCTAGCTGATAGTGCTCATATTTCAACCATATGTCGCTACAAGAAAGTGCATTGCTTAATTGCCACAACCACTACAGGCCGTGCCACTTCGCATCGCTCATTGTTTAGTCACAAAGTAATTCAGTGTTGTTGCAAGAACGTTGACTCATTGTTGTGAAAACAAAGAGCACGCCCGTACAAGCGCAGGTGG
The sequence above is drawn from the Rhipicephalus microplus isolate Deutch F79 chromosome 3, USDA_Rmic, whole genome shotgun sequence genome and encodes:
- the LOC142802737 gene encoding diamine acetyltransferase 1-like, whose product is MEGGGGGSSSEGAQAKAPAEGSPALQEESAVRKAEPQDCATILRFVHALAHFHNMPDAVHIDLQQLEHAMFKSNPRQLWAFMATIRRRDATKALVAAEEAPAGMVTFHYRYSAALGGRILYIEDLIVSEEHRGRGLGVALLRAACEQALHDCCRAVQFKVHKDNKGAQRLYLKNGAVDQSEAGDVRLFYFDRDSRFPHSEEKDKAR